One Sediminicola sp. YIK13 DNA segment encodes these proteins:
- a CDS encoding DegT/DnrJ/EryC1/StrS family aminotransferase, with product MPGFELFGDKERDEVNDVLNSGVLMRYGFDGKRNGHWKAKELEQALATRMKVNHAQLVSSGTAALTVAMASAGVGAGDEVILPTFTFVASFEAVLALGAVPILVDIDDTLTLEPKAVEKAITSRTKVIMPVHMCGSMANLRALKDLCDKHDLLLLEDACQAIGGTYEGKPLGSYGDLGCFSFDYVKTITCGEGGALITNDEKYYKKADHYSDHGHDHVGSDRGAEDHPFLGYNYRISELHAAVGVAQLKKLDSFLGIQEINYNIIKEELSSIPEITFRTVPENGVENYSFINFFLPTENQARKVHASLSKAGVDACFYWYDNNWHYHRKWAHLKHLKTLGFLPSKVYDQLPDYDKADFSKSDHWMGRTISCLIKLGWTKEEVRQRAETMAKTIRENL from the coding sequence ATGCCAGGATTCGAACTTTTTGGAGATAAGGAAAGAGATGAAGTTAATGATGTACTCAATTCCGGGGTTTTAATGCGTTACGGTTTTGATGGAAAAAGAAATGGCCATTGGAAAGCAAAGGAATTGGAACAAGCCCTTGCAACAAGAATGAAGGTGAACCATGCCCAGTTGGTGAGCAGTGGTACGGCGGCTCTAACGGTGGCAATGGCCAGTGCCGGGGTTGGAGCAGGGGATGAAGTGATCTTGCCCACCTTTACCTTTGTGGCTAGTTTTGAGGCCGTTTTGGCATTGGGAGCGGTTCCTATCTTGGTGGATATTGATGACACCCTAACCTTGGAGCCGAAAGCGGTGGAAAAAGCAATTACAAGCAGGACCAAGGTTATCATGCCGGTGCATATGTGCGGCTCTATGGCCAATTTAAGGGCCTTAAAGGATCTTTGTGACAAACACGACCTGTTATTATTGGAAGATGCCTGTCAGGCCATTGGAGGCACTTATGAAGGGAAGCCTTTGGGCAGTTATGGGGATTTGGGTTGCTTTTCTTTTGATTATGTAAAGACCATCACCTGTGGTGAAGGGGGTGCCCTTATCACCAACGACGAAAAATATTATAAAAAAGCGGACCATTATTCCGATCATGGCCATGACCACGTGGGAAGCGATAGGGGAGCAGAGGACCATCCTTTTTTGGGCTATAACTATCGTATTTCTGAACTCCACGCCGCTGTTGGGGTAGCACAGTTGAAGAAACTAGATTCTTTTTTGGGCATACAGGAGATAAATTATAATATCATTAAGGAGGAGCTAAGCTCTATTCCTGAAATTACCTTTAGGACAGTACCTGAAAATGGGGTAGAAAATTATTCTTTTATCAATTTCTTTCTTCCTACGGAAAACCAGGCCAGAAAGGTACATGCCTCTTTGTCTAAGGCCGGGGTGGACGCCTGCTTTTATTGGTATGACAACAACTGGCACTACCACCGCAAATGGGCTCATTTAAAGCACTTAAAAACACTTGGTTTTCTTCCGTCCAAAGTTTACGACCAACTTCCTGATTACGATAAGGCAGATTTCTCTAAATCTGATCATTGGATGGGTAGAACCATTTCTTGTCTGATCAAGTTGGGCTGGACCAAAGAGGAAGTGCGCCAACGCGCTGAGACGATGGCCAAAACCATTCGTGAAAATCTGTAA
- the ribB gene encoding 3,4-dihydroxy-2-butanone-4-phosphate synthase yields the protein MEHKTQLNTIEEAIEDIKNGKVIIVVDDENRENEGDFLAAAELVTPELVNFMATHGKGLICAPLTEGRCKELGLHRMVNNNTDPLETAFTVSVDLRGNGVTTGISASDRAKTVIALTQNETKPHDLVRPGHIFPLVAKEGGVLRRTGHTEAAIDFARLAGLQPAGIIVEIMNEDGTMARLPQLLKVAKKFDLKIVSIEALVAYRMEHDSLIEKKEDFNITTRFGDFRLRAYKQTTNNQIHIALTKGTWSKDDKVLTRINSTLVNNDILGTLTNNPDKKLEDMFNAINAEGKGAFVFINQESQSLNLLGRLSELKELQKKGILKAPKIDMDAKDFGVGAQILHDLNIAKIKLMTNSAQTKRVGIVGYGLTIEEYVGY from the coding sequence ATGGAACATAAGACACAGCTAAATACAATTGAAGAAGCTATTGAAGACATTAAAAACGGTAAGGTTATTATCGTGGTCGATGATGAAAATAGGGAAAATGAAGGTGATTTTTTAGCTGCAGCCGAACTGGTCACGCCAGAATTGGTGAATTTCATGGCCACCCATGGGAAAGGTTTGATCTGTGCCCCCCTCACTGAAGGGCGCTGCAAGGAACTTGGACTCCATAGGATGGTGAACAACAATACCGATCCATTGGAAACAGCGTTTACCGTATCCGTGGATTTAAGGGGGAACGGGGTTACCACCGGAATATCCGCCTCGGACCGCGCCAAGACCGTGATCGCCTTGACCCAAAATGAGACAAAACCCCATGACTTGGTTAGACCTGGACATATTTTTCCTTTGGTAGCCAAAGAAGGCGGTGTTTTGAGAAGAACAGGGCATACGGAAGCAGCCATTGATTTTGCGCGTTTGGCCGGATTACAGCCTGCTGGAATCATTGTTGAAATCATGAATGAGGATGGAACCATGGCCCGATTGCCTCAATTATTGAAAGTAGCCAAAAAGTTCGACTTAAAGATTGTATCCATAGAGGCCTTGGTAGCCTATAGAATGGAGCATGACAGTCTAATTGAAAAGAAGGAGGACTTCAATATCACCACCCGATTTGGGGATTTTAGGTTGAGAGCATATAAACAGACTACCAACAACCAAATCCATATAGCACTCACCAAAGGTACCTGGTCCAAGGACGATAAAGTCCTTACCAGGATCAATTCTACCTTGGTGAACAATGATATATTGGGAACTTTGACCAATAATCCTGATAAGAAATTAGAGGATATGTTCAATGCTATCAATGCAGAAGGCAAAGGTGCCTTTGTCTTTATCAATCAGGAGTCGCAATCCCTCAACCTTTTAGGCCGACTTTCCGAGCTGAAAGAACTTCAGAAGAAAGGGATATTAAAAGCGCCTAAAATAGATATGGACGCCAAAGATTTTGGTGTTGGTGCCCAAATATTACATGACCTGAATATTGCCAAGATCAAACTAATGACCAATTCTGCACAGACAAAGCGAGTGGGAATCGTGGGTTATGGTCTTACCATTGAGGAATATGTTGGATACTAA
- a CDS encoding LptF/LptG family permease — translation MRILDRYILSRFVFNFVSSFVILMFIFIFQTIWLFIDDLAGKGLDIAIIGKFLFYLMPNLTEKVLPLTVLLSSILTFGSFAENYEFAAMKASGISLQRAMLPLIVLVVFLGGVTFYFANNIIPASEQKIYNLRKNIAKVKPAVAIAEGVFSDFEGTGMNIKVDQKSGENDRFLENVIIHKKSRTNINNTVIKAKTGELVSSEDSDILQLVLRDGHYYEDIKTRSSSDNRKLPFAKSNFETYTMNIDLSELNNVDMEEERDVSTDKMKNISRLTKDIDSLREDNIKTVESFSKSIANRMGAFIPIANPMDTTAYKKPIDSLFVPLMTDQSKAPEIQEVIDLYEEWQQAQLISSAKNSTNNILTSVEGKKQEIEVKYKIYNLHILSLHKKYALALSCIILFFVGAPLGAIIRKGGLGLPMVIAIILFLTYYFIGVFAGNYAKEGNIHPILGAWLSTLIMLPLGVSLTRRATADKGLMSFGNIADFFKLFFKKIFTPAKS, via the coding sequence TTGAGGATACTAGACCGCTACATCCTATCGAGGTTTGTCTTTAATTTTGTCAGTTCGTTTGTCATTTTGATGTTTATCTTCATATTTCAAACCATTTGGCTCTTTATTGATGATTTGGCCGGTAAAGGACTGGATATTGCCATTATTGGTAAGTTCCTTTTTTACCTCATGCCCAATCTTACGGAAAAAGTACTCCCCCTGACCGTGCTACTTTCCTCCATTCTCACCTTTGGTAGCTTTGCTGAAAATTACGAATTTGCTGCCATGAAGGCCTCGGGAATATCCCTGCAAAGGGCCATGTTGCCCCTCATTGTTTTGGTAGTATTCTTAGGTGGGGTGACCTTTTATTTCGCGAATAATATTATTCCCGCATCCGAACAAAAAATTTATAACCTAAGAAAGAACATTGCCAAGGTAAAACCGGCGGTTGCCATCGCAGAGGGAGTCTTTAGTGATTTTGAAGGTACCGGAATGAATATTAAGGTCGATCAAAAATCTGGTGAGAATGACCGTTTCTTGGAAAATGTCATCATCCATAAGAAATCCAGGACCAATATCAACAATACCGTCATCAAGGCCAAAACTGGGGAACTGGTAAGCAGTGAAGATTCAGATATTTTACAACTGGTACTCAGGGACGGACATTACTATGAAGATATAAAAACAAGGTCCAGTAGCGATAACAGGAAACTCCCTTTTGCCAAATCAAATTTTGAGACCTACACCATGAACATAGACCTTTCCGAACTCAATAATGTGGACATGGAGGAAGAAAGGGATGTGAGCACGGATAAAATGAAAAACATATCCCGACTTACCAAGGATATAGATTCCTTGAGGGAAGACAATATTAAAACCGTCGAGTCCTTTTCTAAGAGCATTGCCAATAGAATGGGAGCATTTATCCCTATTGCCAATCCGATGGATACCACCGCTTATAAAAAGCCCATTGACAGTCTTTTTGTGCCTCTTATGACAGATCAATCCAAGGCACCTGAAATTCAAGAAGTGATCGACCTTTACGAGGAATGGCAACAGGCCCAACTTATAAGTTCCGCCAAAAATTCCACCAATAACATCTTGACCTCTGTGGAGGGCAAAAAACAGGAAATAGAAGTAAAGTATAAAATTTACAACCTACATATCCTTTCGTTACATAAAAAATACGCCCTGGCTCTATCATGTATCATTTTATTCTTTGTGGGGGCACCGTTGGGCGCCATTATTAGAAAAGGTGGACTTGGACTGCCCATGGTTATCGCCATCATCTTGTTCCTAACCTACTATTTTATTGGGGTATTTGCAGGAAATTACGCTAAAGAGGGTAATATTCATCCCATCCTTGGCGCCTGGCTATCTACCTTGATTATGCTGCCGTTGGGCGTATCCTTGACAAGAAGGGCAACGGCGGATAAAGGATTGATGAGTTTTGGAAATATTGCGGATTTTTTCAAACTGTTTTTCAAGAAAATTTTTACTCCCGCCAAAAGTTAG
- a CDS encoding LolA family protein, with protein sequence MKKLFVLAFVLTSTFSMAQSASKAKSLLDEVYNKVQSYKNIHVEFKYALQNTEANINQETRGDVTLQGDKYLFNYLGSQQLFDGKKVYTIVPENEEVTIENKSEDANTVTPSKMLTFYKSGHNYEWDVLQNIQGRKIQFVKLTPIDTHSEIKSILLGIDIETKHIYRLIETGKNGTKTTITVNSFKTDQPLSKTLFTFDESKYKNEGYYIIRN encoded by the coding sequence ATGAAAAAATTATTTGTATTGGCATTTGTATTGACCTCCACCTTTTCTATGGCACAGAGTGCTTCGAAGGCTAAGTCACTATTGGACGAAGTATACAACAAGGTGCAGAGTTATAAGAATATCCATGTGGAATTTAAGTATGCCCTTCAAAATACAGAAGCCAACATCAATCAGGAAACTAGAGGAGATGTCACCCTTCAGGGCGATAAATACCTGTTCAATTATTTGGGATCACAACAATTGTTCGATGGTAAAAAAGTGTATACCATTGTCCCTGAAAATGAGGAGGTAACCATCGAAAACAAATCTGAGGATGCGAATACCGTTACCCCTTCAAAAATGCTTACTTTTTACAAGTCGGGTCATAATTACGAGTGGGACGTCCTTCAAAACATACAAGGAAGAAAAATTCAGTTTGTAAAATTGACTCCAATTGACACCCATTCGGAAATCAAATCTATTTTGTTGGGAATTGATATTGAGACTAAGCATATTTATAGACTTATTGAAACAGGTAAGAACGGCACAAAGACTACCATTACTGTTAATTCTTTTAAAACTGACCAGCCTTTATCAAAAACCTTATTTACTTTTGATGAAAGTAAGTACAAGAACGAAGGGTACTACATTATAAGAAATTAA
- a CDS encoding FtsK/SpoIIIE family DNA translocase translates to MAKKVKKSKPTATKKGRSMKLSKKNKIILGSLLMLFSIALFFSFVSFYFTWQADQSLLSEFSDRNEEAKNLLNKFGAAISHFFVYKGFGLASVIFTFLFFITGLHLFLSLDKKGLVRKWIWGLVFIIWISITLGFFAEERPLLGGIVGYEMNDFLQDYTGKIGVFLLLLFGLTIILVRLFNFTPEAIIAYFKQKSNSLATDLKRNPSTVTDESDIGDILPEDEVAPQIIDTYTHKKDIPPLELDDTDDGFKIEVGKSEEEDDIAMEVEKIKEEVEDTDLLSNKLVEDFGEFDPTLELGNYKFPTIELLDQHGVGGGITINQEELEENKNKIVETLRNYKIGIAQIKATIGPTVTLYEIVPEAGVRISKIKNLEDDIALSLAALGIRIIAPIPGKGTIGIEVPNKNATIVSMRSVIASPKFQKAEMELPIAFGKTISNETFVVDLAKMPHLLMAGATGQGKSVGLNAVLTSLLYKKHPAEVKFVLVDPKKVELTLFNKIERHYLAKLPDVDEAIITDNTKVINTLNSLCIEMDDRYELLKLAMVRNIKEYNTKFKARKLNPNDGHKFLPYIVLVIDEFADLIMTAGKEVETPIARLAQLARAIGIHLIIATQRPSVNVITGIIKANFPARIAFRVTSKIDSRTILDAQGADQLIGRGDMLYTQGNDVTRIQCAFVDTPEVAKITEYIGSQRAYPEAHILPEYVGGDDSGTSLDNDISERDAMFRDAAEVIVVAQQGSASLIQRKLKLGYNRAGRIIDQLEAAGIVGSFEGSKARQVLVPDMYALDQLLENEKK, encoded by the coding sequence ATGGCAAAAAAGGTAAAAAAGTCAAAGCCTACCGCTACTAAAAAAGGACGGTCAATGAAGTTGTCCAAAAAGAATAAAATAATATTGGGAAGCCTTTTGATGCTTTTCAGTATAGCCTTGTTTTTCTCTTTTGTCTCCTTTTATTTTACATGGCAGGCAGACCAAAGCCTCTTGAGCGAATTCTCTGACCGTAACGAGGAAGCGAAGAACCTCCTAAATAAATTTGGGGCCGCCATCAGCCATTTTTTTGTTTATAAAGGTTTTGGCCTGGCCTCAGTGATATTCACTTTTCTATTTTTTATTACCGGATTGCACCTGTTTCTCAGCCTTGACAAAAAAGGGTTGGTACGGAAATGGATCTGGGGTCTTGTCTTCATTATCTGGATTTCAATTACCCTTGGATTCTTTGCAGAAGAAAGACCCTTGTTAGGGGGGATCGTTGGCTATGAAATGAACGATTTCCTTCAAGACTATACGGGAAAGATTGGTGTATTTCTTTTGTTATTGTTCGGACTGACGATTATTCTGGTTCGATTGTTCAATTTTACGCCAGAAGCCATCATCGCTTATTTCAAACAAAAAAGCAATTCTCTCGCGACTGACCTTAAAAGAAATCCTTCTACCGTAACAGATGAAAGCGACATAGGGGACATACTACCTGAGGATGAAGTAGCCCCTCAGATCATTGACACCTACACCCATAAAAAGGATATCCCACCACTGGAATTGGATGATACAGACGATGGCTTCAAAATAGAAGTTGGCAAAAGTGAGGAGGAAGATGATATTGCCATGGAAGTGGAAAAGATCAAAGAAGAAGTGGAAGATACCGATCTTTTATCCAATAAATTGGTGGAGGACTTTGGAGAGTTTGATCCAACCCTGGAATTGGGCAACTACAAATTTCCAACCATAGAATTATTGGACCAACACGGAGTTGGTGGTGGCATAACCATTAACCAGGAAGAGCTGGAGGAAAACAAGAATAAAATTGTGGAGACTCTGCGGAATTATAAGATTGGGATCGCGCAGATCAAAGCAACCATTGGTCCAACGGTGACCTTATATGAAATAGTACCGGAAGCTGGGGTACGTATTTCCAAAATCAAGAACCTAGAAGATGATATTGCCCTCTCCCTAGCAGCATTGGGAATCAGAATCATTGCCCCTATCCCTGGAAAAGGCACCATCGGTATTGAAGTTCCAAATAAAAATGCCACTATCGTATCCATGCGGTCCGTAATAGCATCGCCAAAGTTCCAAAAAGCAGAAATGGAGTTGCCCATTGCCTTTGGTAAAACAATTAGCAACGAAACCTTTGTGGTGGATCTTGCGAAGATGCCCCATTTATTGATGGCGGGTGCTACAGGACAGGGAAAATCGGTAGGGTTGAATGCGGTATTGACTTCCCTACTCTATAAAAAACACCCCGCAGAGGTGAAATTTGTATTGGTAGATCCAAAAAAGGTAGAATTGACCCTTTTCAATAAAATTGAAAGACATTATCTGGCAAAACTACCCGATGTTGATGAAGCAATCATTACGGATAACACAAAGGTCATCAACACCTTGAATTCCCTTTGTATTGAAATGGACGACCGTTACGAGCTACTGAAGCTAGCCATGGTCCGAAATATTAAAGAGTACAACACCAAATTTAAGGCTAGAAAATTAAACCCAAATGATGGCCATAAGTTTCTACCCTATATCGTATTGGTCATAGACGAATTTGCGGATCTTATCATGACCGCCGGTAAGGAAGTAGAGACCCCCATTGCCAGATTGGCACAATTGGCAAGGGCTATTGGAATACATTTAATCATTGCCACGCAGAGACCATCGGTGAATGTAATTACAGGAATCATCAAAGCCAACTTCCCTGCCCGTATTGCCTTTAGAGTAACCTCTAAAATTGATTCAAGGACCATCTTGGATGCCCAGGGTGCCGATCAACTTATTGGTAGAGGGGATATGTTGTATACCCAAGGGAATGATGTTACCCGAATACAGTGTGCCTTTGTAGACACTCCAGAAGTAGCCAAAATAACGGAATATATTGGATCGCAGCGCGCATATCCTGAGGCGCATATCCTACCTGAGTACGTAGGTGGAGATGATTCTGGCACGAGTCTTGATAATGACATATCCGAAAGGGACGCCATGTTCAGAGACGCCGCAGAAGTGATCGTTGTGGCACAGCAAGGTTCTGCATCATTGATACAGCGAAAGCTTAAGCTGGGCTACAACCGTGCAGGCCGTATCATAGATCAGTTGGAGGCAGCAGGAATTGTGGGCTCCTTTGAAGGGAGTAAGGCCAGACAGGTTTTAGTGCCTGATATGTATGCATTGGATCAATTATTAGAAAATGAAAAAAAATAA
- a CDS encoding diacylglycerol kinase, giving the protein MPKESFLKNRINGVRYALRGALLLIQTEASIKVQVFIAMVMTAAGFYFEISNTEWILQIFAIAIVLGVEGLNTAIEKLADFVQPEFDPKIGLIKDISAGAVMLVSVAATIIGLIIYCPKIF; this is encoded by the coding sequence ATGCCTAAAGAATCGTTTCTAAAAAACCGAATTAATGGGGTGCGTTACGCCCTTAGAGGTGCTTTATTGCTGATCCAAACAGAGGCCAGCATCAAGGTGCAGGTCTTTATTGCCATGGTCATGACCGCTGCGGGATTCTATTTTGAAATTTCAAACACGGAATGGATATTACAAATCTTTGCCATTGCTATAGTCCTAGGTGTAGAAGGCCTTAATACTGCTATTGAAAAATTAGCTGATTTTGTACAGCCAGAATTTGACCCTAAAATAGGATTAATAAAGGATATCTCTGCAGGTGCAGTAATGCTGGTGTCGGTTGCAGCAACCATTATAGGACTGATCATTTATTGTCCTAAAATTTTTTAA
- the tpx gene encoding thiol peroxidase yields the protein MATVTLKGNAFNTLGELPTIGSSAPNFNLTKTDLSPSSLNNYIGKKVVLNIFPSIDTGTCAQSVRQFNKEASELINTVVLCVSKDLPFAQARFCGAEGIDKVEMLSDFREGSFGRSYGLELTDGPLQSLHSRAVVVIDEKGQVVYNELVPEIVDEPNYKAALEALMNA from the coding sequence ATGGCAACAGTTACTTTAAAAGGAAATGCTTTCAACACCCTTGGTGAACTTCCTACAATAGGATCATCAGCTCCAAATTTCAATTTAACAAAAACAGATTTATCACCTTCTAGCCTAAACAATTATATAGGAAAGAAAGTGGTTCTTAATATATTCCCGAGTATCGATACCGGAACCTGTGCCCAGTCGGTCAGACAATTCAATAAAGAGGCTTCCGAATTAATTAATACCGTCGTATTATGCGTATCCAAAGACCTGCCATTTGCCCAAGCCCGTTTTTGTGGCGCAGAGGGTATCGACAAAGTTGAAATGCTTTCTGATTTTAGGGAAGGTAGCTTTGGTAGATCCTATGGCTTGGAATTAACCGATGGACCACTACAAAGTTTACATTCTAGAGCAGTTGTCGTGATAGATGAAAAGGGACAAGTTGTATACAATGAATTAGTTCCGGAAATTGTGGATGAGCCAAATTATAAGGCTGCCCTAGAAGCCTTAATGAATGCCTAA
- a CDS encoding DUF6952 family protein, with product MKLPIIKHLTTFIEENDEDFVIETIETLEALTEVPSLKDEELDVIGELISNMYGALDVAKAIKEGTPKKEALNQFMQRVLGAIDK from the coding sequence GTGAAGTTACCTATAATTAAACATCTCACAACCTTCATCGAGGAGAACGATGAAGATTTTGTAATAGAGACCATTGAGACTTTAGAAGCGCTCACAGAAGTACCTTCTTTAAAAGACGAAGAACTGGATGTTATTGGAGAACTCATCTCCAATATGTACGGTGCATTGGATGTTGCCAAAGCCATAAAAGAAGGCACACCCAAAAAAGAGGCCTTGAACCAATTTATGCAGCGCGTACTTGGTGCAATAGACAAATAA
- a CDS encoding thioredoxin family protein, with product MILELEKDNLQEILDNNANVVVQYSATWCGNCRIMKPKFKKEASTNENITFVIADAEKFPESRKLANVDNLPTFAAFADGKLKNQVQTNKYDVLKELISEVTYN from the coding sequence ATGATACTAGAATTAGAAAAAGACAATTTACAGGAGATCTTGGATAACAACGCGAACGTTGTGGTTCAATATTCTGCAACTTGGTGTGGCAATTGCCGTATAATGAAGCCCAAATTTAAAAAAGAGGCTTCTACAAATGAAAATATCACATTTGTTATTGCTGATGCCGAGAAATTTCCAGAATCAAGAAAGCTTGCCAACGTTGATAATTTACCAACTTTTGCAGCTTTTGCCGACGGGAAATTAAAAAACCAAGTTCAAACGAATAAGTATGACGTTTTAAAAGAACTGATCAGTGAAGTTACCTATAATTAA
- a CDS encoding peroxiredoxin has protein sequence MAFVGKKFPNLSVNAMNELGDTFKINVLEEAKNNNKKVLLFWYPKDFTFVCPTELHAFQAALGEFEKRNTLVIGASCDTAEVHFAWLSTSKDNGGIEGVTYPILADSNRNLASTLGILDITNEQYDDETGVVTVDGDNVTYRATYLIDEEGTVFHEGINHMPLGRNVNEYLRLVDAYTHVQEKGEVCPANWEEGKDAMSANRNGVASYLSAHAN, from the coding sequence ATGGCATTTGTAGGGAAAAAATTTCCAAATTTATCGGTAAATGCGATGAATGAATTGGGTGATACGTTTAAGATCAATGTTTTGGAAGAGGCAAAAAACAATAACAAAAAGGTATTGTTGTTTTGGTACCCAAAAGATTTCACATTTGTTTGCCCAACAGAATTGCACGCTTTTCAGGCTGCTTTAGGAGAATTTGAAAAAAGAAACACTTTAGTTATAGGCGCTTCCTGTGATACTGCAGAGGTTCACTTTGCATGGTTGAGCACTTCAAAAGACAACGGAGGGATCGAAGGAGTTACCTATCCTATCTTGGCAGACAGCAATAGAAACTTGGCGTCTACCTTGGGTATCCTAGATATTACCAACGAACAGTATGATGATGAAACTGGGGTTGTAACCGTGGATGGTGACAACGTTACGTACAGAGCTACTTATCTAATTGATGAGGAAGGAACTGTATTTCACGAAGGCATCAACCATATGCCATTGGGAAGAAACGTAAATGAGTACTTGCGTTTGGTAGATGCATACACTCACGTTCAAGAAAAAGGTGAGGTTTGTCCAGCCAACTGGGAAGAAGGCAAAGACGCAATGTCCGCCAACAGAAACGGTGTTGCAAGCTATCTTTCTGCGCACGCGAACTAA
- the nhaC gene encoding Na+/H+ antiporter NhaC has product MQSQDINSSKPEDENIVENKELNIWEALIPVFALVGMLAYNVFVFGDDALSGSNQFILLMGAAVAAIVGVFNKVSYDQMLAEVAENVKSTTGALIILLMVGALSGTWLISGIIPSMIYYGLQVLNPTIFLAACVIICAVISIATGSSWTTSATVGIALIGIGDTLGISLGMTAGAILSGAYFGDKMSPLSDTTNLAPAMAGGELFSHIKYMSITTVPTISVTLLIFIIMGFSIDTTGSADTQAILNSIDNTFNINGWLFLVPIAVILLILKKTPPLLALLIGTLLGGVFALIFQPEIVMGITGATQMTFETGYKGIMNAITIPTNIASENEALNELFSSSGMAGMLGTIWLIVCAMVFGGIMDGIGALARISSALLGLAKSTFSLFASTVASCLALNVTASDQYLAIVVPGKMFAKAYRDKGLAPENLSRTLEDSGTVTSVLIPWNTCGAYHSGVLGVSVAEYFFYAIFNWLSPFMTLLFAALKIKIKQLATSEEPA; this is encoded by the coding sequence ATGCAGAGTCAAGATATTAATTCATCAAAACCAGAGGACGAAAATATAGTTGAGAATAAAGAATTAAACATTTGGGAAGCCTTGATTCCAGTTTTTGCACTGGTAGGTATGTTGGCTTACAATGTTTTTGTTTTTGGGGACGATGCCCTAAGTGGCTCCAACCAATTTATTCTGCTCATGGGAGCAGCCGTAGCTGCAATTGTTGGTGTTTTCAATAAGGTCTCCTATGACCAAATGTTGGCGGAGGTTGCGGAAAATGTAAAATCGACCACAGGGGCTCTAATCATTCTTTTGATGGTTGGGGCCCTTTCTGGAACCTGGTTGATCAGTGGAATTATACCCTCCATGATCTATTATGGCTTACAGGTATTGAATCCAACCATATTTTTAGCGGCCTGTGTGATTATTTGTGCGGTTATTTCCATTGCCACAGGAAGCTCTTGGACCACATCGGCCACCGTGGGTATTGCATTGATTGGAATAGGTGACACGCTTGGCATTTCATTGGGGATGACTGCGGGAGCTATCCTTTCGGGCGCTTACTTTGGAGACAAAATGTCCCCTTTGAGCGATACGACAAATTTAGCACCTGCAATGGCTGGTGGAGAATTGTTCAGCCACATCAAATACATGTCCATTACCACCGTCCCTACCATTTCTGTTACCTTATTGATTTTTATCATTATGGGGTTTTCCATTGATACCACGGGATCCGCAGACACACAAGCCATATTAAATTCCATAGATAACACCTTCAACATAAATGGATGGTTATTTTTGGTGCCTATTGCGGTGATACTTCTAATATTAAAAAAAACCCCACCTCTTTTGGCCTTATTGATAGGCACCTTATTGGGTGGGGTGTTTGCCTTAATTTTTCAACCCGAAATAGTTATGGGAATAACCGGGGCAACTCAAATGACCTTTGAGACAGGCTATAAAGGGATCATGAATGCCATCACCATCCCTACGAACATTGCTAGCGAGAATGAAGCCCTTAACGAATTATTCTCGTCAAGCGGTATGGCTGGAATGTTGGGTACCATTTGGCTCATCGTTTGTGCCATGGTCTTTGGTGGTATTATGGATGGTATTGGAGCACTTGCCAGAATAAGCAGTGCCCTTTTAGGCCTGGCAAAATCTACCTTTAGCCTCTTCGCAAGTACCGTGGCCAGTTGCCTGGCGCTGAACGTGACCGCATCAGACCAGTATTTGGCCATTGTGGTTCCTGGTAAAATGTTTGCAAAGGCGTATAGGGACAAAGGCCTGGCCCCTGAGAACTTAAGTAGAACCTTGGAAGACTCCGGTACCGTAACCTCTGTGCTGATCCCTTGGAACACTTGTGGAGCTTATCATAGCGGTGTATTGGGCGTTAGTGTCGCTGAATATTTCTTTTATGCGATCTTTAATTGGCTAAGCCCTTTCATGACATTGCTTTTTGCTGCATTAAAGATAAAGATCAAACAATTGGCCACCTCTGAAGAACCCGCATAG